The following are encoded in a window of Thunnus albacares chromosome 9, fThuAlb1.1, whole genome shotgun sequence genomic DNA:
- the si:dkeyp-117h8.4 gene encoding uncharacterized protein si:dkeyp-117h8.4 yields the protein MDVGLKAQLDENGLNYKRALERIIDKYSKLQYQDGAMEVDLNATDMQTMDHYMKLSKMKMSKLESKSLTDLREESLRAQDVTRDSQLDFTHQDSETDESRVSTSQFSMEDDGMSRSDGTQLTVSSLEESQRSVSETELQPEDEDEGLEMSLRNQGSSLVELYPSMITQIGRAWHRQHVSDAADSVLRRYRRWRRLSNRSNFNNTFNITLMNTKSKPRKMTSETLLEETFYSPLKRKFPGMSSRGAETAPLSPLHKVTSVQDWHTQRQSPRRDRGTPRREQHQPILVMDFSCLPETSEPRRSSLNQTFTVNQPSPPSFSQQGAQPSFSTVSSQPHYPSAKASLDLSPRLKRLPLSAHSAKTACCSTYASETTGVKERSDVYGSPVRQSPLKARMMIREDLGRSPPPHAFSRSPKSDSVSYSRESVKSRSMAMFLSSPPKKPDMPLRTLHTRESHHSFQSQLHSPLSVTAAGRHKVRRHLSLDSSLPRSCVLYSQKELDDDFAKLYHKFVCQSKSSHFNGPPCRMCARSSDASRGHSSSALAALALSPHRSILRKRHRELDWGCHPQSKRSRDRYCTYSPGSKRHGKEMLTQLTQQPSADAHHVAWMSQGMPEFSGLGGSLESKMAAGYFRRKWW from the exons ATGGACGTTGGTTTAAAGGCACAACTGGATGAAAACGGTCTTAACTACAAAAGGGCGCTGGAGCGGATCATAGACAAG TATTCAAAGTTGCAATATCAGGACGGGGCGATGGAGGTGGATCTCAACGCAACTGACATGCAAA CAATGGATCACTACATGAAGCTGTCAAAAATGAAGATGAGCAAGCTGGAATCAAAG AGCCTGACAGATTTGAGAGAGGAGTCATTAAGAG CACAAGATGTAACAAGAGACTCTCAG TTGGACTTCACACATCAAGATAGTGAAACCGATGAGAGTCGTGTTTCCACCAGCCAATTTTCTATGGAGGATGATG GAATGTCGAGAAGTGACGGTACTCAGCTGACTGTGAGCTCATTGGAGGAGAGTCAGAGAAGTGTGTCTGAAACAGAGCTCCAGCCcgaggatgaagatgagggaCTGGAAATGTCCCTGAGAAATCAAGGCAGCTCTTTGGTGGAGCTCTACCCCAGCATGATCACTCAAATAGGGAGGGCCTGGCATCGGCAGCATGTCTCCGATGCTGCCGACTCGGTGCTCAGGAGATACCGCAGATGGCGACGGCTGTCAAACAGAAGCAACTTCAACAACACCTTCAATATCACACTGATGAACACCAAAAGCAAACCAAGAAAGATGACCAGTGAGACCCTGCTTGAGGAGACCTTCTACAGCCCTTTGAAAAGGAAATTCCCAGGAATGTCCAGCAGAGGGGCTGAAACTGCTCCTCTGTCTCCATTACATAAAGTAACCAGCGTGCAGGATTGGCACACACAGCGGCAGTCTCCTAGGAGGGATAGAGGAACACCAAGAAGAGAGCAGCACCAGCCTATCCTGGTGATGGACTTCTCTTGTCTCCCTGAGACTTCTGAACCAAGAAGGAGCTCACTGAATCAGACCTTCACTGTGAATCAACCCTCCCCTCCGTCTTTCTCACAGCAGGGAGCACAGCCCTCATTTTCCACTGTCAGTTCACAACCTCACTATCCCTCTGCAAAAGCATCCTTGGATCTGTCGCCTAGATTAAAAAGGCTTCCTCTTTCTGCACACTCAGCTAAGACTGCTTGCTGCTCCACATATGCATCAGAAACCACTGGTGTTAAAGAGAGATCTGATGTCTATGGCTCCCCAGTCAGGCAAAGTCCCTTAAAAGCAAGGATGATGATCAGAGAAGACCTCGGTAGATCACCTCCACCTCATGCCTTTTCCAGAAGCCCAAAATCAGATTCTGTAAGCTATTCCAGAGAGTCTGTGAAGTCCAGATCAATGGCAATGTTTCTGTCCTCCCCTCCAAAAAAGCCTGATATGCCACTGAGGACGCTTCACACCCGAGAGTCCCATCATTCCTTCCAGTCACAGCTGCACTCACCTCTGTCAGTCACAGCAGCAGGTCGTCACAAGGTCCGGCGGCACCTGTCCTTAGACTCCTCCTTGCCAAGGAGCTGTGTCTTGTACTCCCAAAAAGAGCTTGACGATGACTTCGCTAAACTCTACCACAAGTTTGTCTGCCAGAGTAAATCATCCCACTTTAATGGCCCTCCCTGCCGAATGTGTGCAAGAAGCTCTGATGCCAGCAGAGGACACTCTTCCTCAGCTCTGGCAGCTCTCGCACTGTCGCCCCACCGCTCCATTTTAAGGAAACGCCACAGAGAATTGGACTGGGGCTGCCATCCCCAGTCCAAACGCTCCAGAGATAGGTACTGTACGTACTCCCCAGGTTCCAAACGCCATGGCAAAGAGATGCTGACCCAGCTCACCCAGCAGCCCTCAGCAGATGCACATCACGTTGCCTGGATGTCTCAGGGCATGCCTGAATTTTCTGGCCTGG GAGGTTCACTTGAGAGCAAAATGGCAGCTGGCTACTTCCGCAG AAAATGGTGGTGA
- the aasdh gene encoding beta-alanine-activating enzyme isoform X1, with protein MAAGTLQDLVAAAASLHAHRAAVVYDDGSVSGSPVSLRYRDLSELAGELSHILRDNCSLHNGVIGLYCSDDLFTPVWILGILQLPAAYVPLDPDAPGLLSARVMNQCCLKYCAVKTDLLQRFQAALVQHVTAEVCVVLPKFKLTLVRVKPLPVADHKRGTEQTAADLCASAAELKDAGQGDLAYVLHTSGTTGLPKIVRVPHKCILPNVLHLSSLFQISADDVVFLASPLTFDPSVVEIFLALSSGAQLLIIPAVIKKIPNRLAQLLFKNNQTTVLQVTPTLLGRFGHRILKQEVLSSGSSLRVLALGGESCPSPSLLSSWRHEDNKTHIYNIYGITEVSCWACCYKIPQSLLQFDNTSTVSSVPLGTPLMDTVVEVRDELGCVVTEGEGQAFIGGEDRVCLLDDEETIVPGMMRATGDWVSVRDSQLYYLGRRDRTIKRHGKRVNLDSVQHLIMSLPQVEACAVSLYEGSRLLAFVVTSTSGDQKAASPLPPAQQHAEQTPLASAECQEDDERHGVETGGADGDLSGLILNQLSLLLPSYSVPDTLVLIPALSLTPHGKVDMQALMKIYQRQRECLESDSPRGDVAKLKQTLQSLWQDTLGLAENATIGEESNFLFSGGDSLKALRLCEDILTATGATSPQLLEVVLDGTFSDVLRHVARVTLMLPVKTSPSSASEAKKRQADAPSVALEKRKRKDSIAADRPQGGADYFDIQAVKVIRRAGEVTEIRNTEMNKSLQADALGEKCASKKSSDVKSTALGLSLSWSSDTGRCVDASPVLLVHEGADDGKTTAFIGSHSHRMQALDLDSGSLLWERVLGDRIEASAAVSQCGRLVVIGCYDGCVYFLCSASGETQWMFETGDAVKSCPTVDPLTGLVIVGSHDGHVYALNPKVQQCVWRHHCGGGAVFSSPYLNASLRQLYVASLGGHLLCLNADTGEVLWSYCRDVPFFSSPNGSSGNVVIGSVDGNICCFSNTGKLLWQFLTKGPVFSSPCVTPDQQKVLCGSHDGCLYCLNCADGSLLWTFQTSGKVYASACVFDGSAVGRRGILVGLASTDSTVWILDVQDGQMLASFTLPGELFSSPVVWEQSLVVGCRNDYVYCLKLTVKEET; from the exons ATGGCTGCTGGGACGCTGCAGGATCTTGTAGCCGCCGCCGCCTCTCTACACGCTCACCGGGCAGCTGTGGTATATGATGATGGGTCAGTTTCGGGGAGTCCAGTGTCTCTGCGGTACAGAGATCTGTCTGAACTTGCCGGTGAACTGTCTCATATTCTGCGGGACAACTGCTCTTTGCACAACGGCGTGATCGGCCTGTATTGTAGTGATGACTTGTTCACACCTGTCTGGATTTTGGG CATCCTGCAGTTACCTGCTGCCTATGTCCCTCTGGACCCAGATGCTCCAGGGCTTCTCTCTGCCCGAGTCATGAACCAGTGTTGCCTCAAGTACTGTGCTGTGAAGACTGACCTCCTGCAG CGATTCCAGGCAGCTCTCGTCCAACACGTGACTGCAGAGGTTTGTGTTGTCTTGCCCAAGTTCAAACTAACCCTGGTACGAGTCAAACCGCTGCCGGTTGCTGACCACAAACGAGGAACAGAGCAAACCGCTGCTGATCTCTGTGCTTCAGCTGCAGAGTTAAAGGACGCTGGGCAAGGAGACTTGGCATATGTGCTACACACATCCGGAACCACAGGCCTTCCAAAGATTGTGAGGGTGCCACACAAGTGTATACTGCCCAATGTACTGCATCTGAG CTCTTTGTTTCAGATAAGTGCAGATGATGTGGTGTTCCTGGCCTCGCCTTTAACCTTTGACCCCTCTGTGGTGGAAATTTTCCTAGCTTTATCATCCGGGGCGCAGCTCCTCATTATCCCTGCTGTGATTAAGAAAATACCCAATCGACTGGCTCAACTGCTGTTCAAGAATAACCAGACAACTGTCCTACAG GTCACACCCACTCTGCTCGGCCGCTTCGGACATCGTATCCTAAAACAAGAAGTGTTGTCATCCGGCTCCTCACTGCGTGTGTTGGCGCTGGGTGGAGAGAGCTGCCCCTCACCGTCTCTGCTGAGCAGCTGGAGACATGAGGACAACAAAACCCACATCTACAATATCTACGGTATTACTGAGGTGTCCTGTTGGGCCTGCTGTTACAAAATCCCACAgtctctgctgcagtttgaCAACAC CAGCACGGTTTCCTCCGTGCCTCTCGGGACTCCTCTAATGGACACAGTGGTGGAAGTAAGAGATGAACTTGGCTGTGTTGTAACTGAGGGTGAAGGACAGGCGTTCATAG GTGGAGAGGACAGGGTGTGCCTCCTGGACGATGAGGAGACTATTGTCCCCGGGATGATGAGAGCTACTGGAGACTGGGTGAGTGTTAGAGACTCACAGCTGTATTACCTGGGACGAAGAGACAGGACGATTAAACGCCATGGAAAACGGGTGAACTTGGACAGCGTGCAGCAT ctcatAATGAGTCTGCCTCAGGTGGAGGCCTGTGCTGTGAGTCTGTATGAAGGCTCGCGACTGCTCGCCTTTGTTGTGACGTCCACATCTGGAGACCAGAAGGCTGCTTCTCCTCTCCCACCTGCACAGCAGCATGCAGAACAAACACCCCTGGCCTCTGCTGAGTGTCAGGAGGACGATGAACGCCACGGGGTGGAGACAGGCGGCGCAGACGGAGATCTGAGCGGACTTATTCTGAACCAGCTGTCTCTGCTGCTACCTTCTTACAGCGTTCCAGACACGCTGGTGCTGATCCCGGCCTTATCCCTGACTCCTCATG gAAAAGTAGACATGCAGGCACTTATGAAAATCtatcaaagacagagagagtgtttAGAGTCTGATTCTCCACGGGGAGATGTTGCCAAACTCAAGCAAACTCTTCAATCTTTGTGGCAG GATACTCTAGGTCTTGCTGAAAATGCAACTATTGGTGAGGAATCCAACTTCCTGTTCAGTGGAGGAGATTCTCTGAAGGCGCTGCGCCTCTGTGAAGACATCCTCACTGCTACAGGAGCGACCTCACCTCAACTTTTGGAGGTCGTACTCGACGGGACCTTCTCTGACGTTCTGCGTCACGTTGCCAGAGTAACACTGATGCTGCCAGTCAAGACCAGCCCGTCATCAGCGTCTGAGGCCAAGAAACGACAGGCTGATGCTCCCTCTGTGGCGCTAGAGAAGAGAAAACGTAAAGACTCTATAGCAGCAGACAGGCCTCAAGGGGGAGCAGATTACTTTGACATTCAGGCTGTTAAAGTTATAAGAAGAGCCGGTGAGGTGACAGAAATCAGAAATACAGAGATGAATAAAAGCTTGCAGGCTGATGCACTCGGAGAAAAGTGTGCGAGTAAGAAGAGCAGTGATGTTAAGTCCACAGCTCTGGGACTCAGTCTTAGCTGGTCCTCAGACACAGGTCGATGTGTGGACGCCTCCCCGGTGCTTTTAGTACATGAAGGAGCAGACGATGGTAAAACAACAGCGTTCATCGGTTCACACTCTCACAGGATGCAGGCTTTAGACCTGGACTCTGGGAGCCTTCTGTGGGAGCGAGTTCTCGGGGACAGAATCGAGGCCTCGGCTGCCGTGTCTCAGTGTGGACGCCTCGTGGTTATAG GTTGCTACGATGGCTGTGTGTACTTCTTGTGCTCTGCTTCTGGAGAAACACAGTGGATGTTTGAGACGGGAGACGCAGTGAAGAGCTGTCCCACTGTAGATCCCCTCACAGGTCTGGTGATAGTGGGATCACATGATGGGCATGTTTACGCCCTGAACCCAAAG gttcaGCAGTGTGTTTGGAGGCATCACTGTGGAGGCGGAGCTGTGTTTTCCTCTCCATACCTCAACGCCTCCCTCAGACAGCTATACGTGGCATCACTGGGAGGTCATCTGCTCTGTCTCAATGCT GATACTGGAGAGGTCCTGTGGTCTTACTGTAGAGACGTCCCATTCTTCTCATCGCCAAACGGCTCCTCTGGTAATGTGGTGATCGGCTCAGTGGATGGAAACATCTGCTGCTTCAGCAATACGGGGAAATTG ctctgGCAGTTTCTGACTAAGGGACCCGTCTTTTCCTCTCCGTGTGTCACACCAGACCAGCAGAAGGTCCTGTGTGGATCACATGACGGTTGCCTGTACTGTCTGAACTGTGCCGATGGCTCTTTGCTTTGGACTTTCCAGACTTCAGGGAAGGTGTACGccagtgcatgtgtgtttgacgGCTCGGCTGTGGGCAGGAGGGGGATTCTTGTGGGCCTGGCCTCCACAGACAGCACAGTCTGGATCCTGGATGTTCAAGATGGACAAATGCTGGCCTCGTTTACTCTTCCCGGAGAGCTGTTTTCATCCCCGGTGGTGTGGGAACAGTCTCTTGTAGTCGGGTGCCGCAATGATTATGTATATTGTTTAAAGCTGACTGTCAAAGAAGaaacgtag
- the LOC122989633 gene encoding coiled-coil domain-containing protein 86-like yields the protein METSGNKKSRKGRNKRIIKHIPRTSNQGGAPLSPEKKSVKTEDRAIKKDQEEREKPQPVVEEKKEKPQPVNPWKKNLQEGSNLVYCQVHNKADYPALPRRHFRQGQMRQEPELPTTAPESQPAKSPEEAEPVTAPQEPEPVTAPQEPESATSPEEPESVTAPQEPEPVTAPQEPEPVTAPQEPEPVTASQESEPATPPEESEPVTASQEPEPVTALQEPEPKTTPQEPVPATAPQEPEPATALQEPKPATAPQEPEPATALQEPEPETTPQEPVPATALQEPEPETTPQEPVPATALQQPEPAAAPQEPHPTTLTKLFADLGFTVTAGQLPACPVQKTSVEVYCEQTNQALLQIPELELQRIGEEKEEQISKLAKEKEVLLKEVVQWKQLLKSQTTEANLQQGFLKAQLSKERQANSEASNKIRQLENALEAEKKEQGEMEMVLAQNMELTFRMEATLVQTNKDLQHKTNQWEEDRSHLLAKQQDETSRLLAALKQAKEDLENERRQWKEEKSLLLESLSDKTPEVREGASGGLTDLSDLEKQTDEIKIEEQEPKKSKKKSLWKRFRQLFK from the exons ATGGAGACaagtggaaacaaaaaaagcaggaaaGGCAGGAACAAGAGGATCATCAAACATATCCCGCGTACCTCCAATCAGGGTGGTGCTCCCCTCAGCCCAGAAAAAAAGTCTGTCAAGACTGAAGACCGGGCCATCAAAAAGGACCAAGAGGAAAGGGAGAAACCTCAACCGGTggtggaggaaaagaaagaaaaacctcAACCGGTAAACCCATGGAAGAAAAACCTCCAAGAGGGGAGCAACCTGGTGTACTGCCAGGTACATAACAAAGCTGATTACCCTGCCCTGCCGAGACGACATTTCAGGCAGGGTCAGATGAGACAGGAGCCAGAGTTACCAACCACAGCTCCAGAGTCACAGCCTGCCAAATCACCTGAGGAGGCAGAGCCTGTCACAGCTCCCCAAGAGCCAGAGCCTGTCACAGCTCCCCAAGAGCCAGAGTCTGCAACATCACCTGAAGAGCCAGAATCTGTCACAGCTCCTCAG GAGCCAGAGCCTGTCACAGCTCCCCAAGAGCCAGAGCCTGTCACAGCTCCTCAGGAGCCAGAGCCTGTCACAGCTTCTCAAGAGTCAGAGCCTGCAACACCACCTGAGGAGTCAGAGCCTGTCACAGCTTCTCAGGAGCCAGAGCCTGTCACAGCCCTCCAAGAGCCAGAGCCTAAAACAACTCCTCAGGAGCCAGTGCCTGCAACAGCTCCTCAGGAGCCAGAGCCTGCCACAGCCCTCCAAGAGCCAAAGCCTGCAACAGCTCCTCAGGAGCCAGAGCCTGCCACAGCCCTCCAAGAGCCAGAGCCTGAAACAACTCCTCAGGAGCCAGTGCCTGCCACAGCCCTCCAAGAGCCAGAGCCTGAAACAACTCCTCAGGAGCCAGTGCCTGCCACAGCCCTCCAACAGCCAGAGcctgcagcagctcctcaggAGCCACATCCAACCACATTAACCAAATTATTTGCTGATCTAGGGTTCACTGTGACAGCAGGACAACTGCCTGCATGTCCTGTCCAGAAAACCAGTGTGGAGGTTTACTGTGAGCAGACCAACCAGGCTCTGCTCCAGATCCCTGAGCTTGAGCTTCAGAGGATcggagaagagaaggaggagcagaTCTCTAAACTGGCAAAGGAGAAAGAAGTCCTGCTAAAAGAGGTAGTGCAATGGAAACAATTGCTGAAGAGCCAAACAACAGAGGCAAACCTCCAGCAAGGATTTCTAAAGGCTCAGCTATCAAAAGAGAGGCAGGCCAACAGTGAAGCGTCTAATAAAATTAGGCAGTTAGAGAACGCTCTGGAGGCTGAGAAGAAAGAGCAGGGAGAGATGGAAATGGTCTTGGCCCAAAACATGGAGTTAACATTTAGAATGGAGGCTACCTTGGTCCAGACAAACAAGGAcctgcaacacaaaacaaaccagTGGGAGGAGGACAGGTCCCATCTCCTGGCCAAACAGCAGGATGAGACCTCCCGTTTGTTGGCAGCACTCAAGCAGGCTAAAGAGGACCTCGAGAACGAGAGGCGCCAGTGGAAGGAGGAAAAGTCCCTTCTACTGGAGTCTCTCAGTGACAAGACCCCCGAGGTGAGGGAGGGAGCCAGCGGTGGCTTGACTGATCTGTCTGACctggagaagcagacagatgAGATCAAGATAGAAGAACAAGAGCCCAAGAAAAGCAAGAAGAAATCTCTGTGGAAAAGATTCCGCCAGTTATTCAAATAA
- the aasdh gene encoding beta-alanine-activating enzyme isoform X2: protein MAAGTLQDLVAAAASLHAHRAAVVYDDGSVSGSPVSLRYRDLSELAGELSHILRDNCSLHNGVIGLYCSDDLFTPVWILGILQLPAAYVPLDPDAPGLLSARVMNQCCLKYCAVKTDLLQRFQAALVQHVTAEVCVVLPKFKLTLVRVKPLPVADHKRGTEQTAADLCASAAELKDAGQGDLAYVLHTSGTTGLPKIVRVPHKCILPNVLHLSSLFQISADDVVFLASPLTFDPSVVEIFLALSSGAQLLIIPAVIKKIPNRLAQLLFKNNQTTVLQVTPTLLGRFGHRILKQEVLSSGSSLRVLALGGESCPSPSLLSSWRHEDNKTHIYNIYGITEVSCWACCYKIPQSLLQFDNTTVSSVPLGTPLMDTVVEVRDELGCVVTEGEGQAFIGGEDRVCLLDDEETIVPGMMRATGDWVSVRDSQLYYLGRRDRTIKRHGKRVNLDSVQHLIMSLPQVEACAVSLYEGSRLLAFVVTSTSGDQKAASPLPPAQQHAEQTPLASAECQEDDERHGVETGGADGDLSGLILNQLSLLLPSYSVPDTLVLIPALSLTPHGKVDMQALMKIYQRQRECLESDSPRGDVAKLKQTLQSLWQDTLGLAENATIGEESNFLFSGGDSLKALRLCEDILTATGATSPQLLEVVLDGTFSDVLRHVARVTLMLPVKTSPSSASEAKKRQADAPSVALEKRKRKDSIAADRPQGGADYFDIQAVKVIRRAGEVTEIRNTEMNKSLQADALGEKCASKKSSDVKSTALGLSLSWSSDTGRCVDASPVLLVHEGADDGKTTAFIGSHSHRMQALDLDSGSLLWERVLGDRIEASAAVSQCGRLVVIGCYDGCVYFLCSASGETQWMFETGDAVKSCPTVDPLTGLVIVGSHDGHVYALNPKVQQCVWRHHCGGGAVFSSPYLNASLRQLYVASLGGHLLCLNADTGEVLWSYCRDVPFFSSPNGSSGNVVIGSVDGNICCFSNTGKLLWQFLTKGPVFSSPCVTPDQQKVLCGSHDGCLYCLNCADGSLLWTFQTSGKVYASACVFDGSAVGRRGILVGLASTDSTVWILDVQDGQMLASFTLPGELFSSPVVWEQSLVVGCRNDYVYCLKLTVKEET, encoded by the exons ATGGCTGCTGGGACGCTGCAGGATCTTGTAGCCGCCGCCGCCTCTCTACACGCTCACCGGGCAGCTGTGGTATATGATGATGGGTCAGTTTCGGGGAGTCCAGTGTCTCTGCGGTACAGAGATCTGTCTGAACTTGCCGGTGAACTGTCTCATATTCTGCGGGACAACTGCTCTTTGCACAACGGCGTGATCGGCCTGTATTGTAGTGATGACTTGTTCACACCTGTCTGGATTTTGGG CATCCTGCAGTTACCTGCTGCCTATGTCCCTCTGGACCCAGATGCTCCAGGGCTTCTCTCTGCCCGAGTCATGAACCAGTGTTGCCTCAAGTACTGTGCTGTGAAGACTGACCTCCTGCAG CGATTCCAGGCAGCTCTCGTCCAACACGTGACTGCAGAGGTTTGTGTTGTCTTGCCCAAGTTCAAACTAACCCTGGTACGAGTCAAACCGCTGCCGGTTGCTGACCACAAACGAGGAACAGAGCAAACCGCTGCTGATCTCTGTGCTTCAGCTGCAGAGTTAAAGGACGCTGGGCAAGGAGACTTGGCATATGTGCTACACACATCCGGAACCACAGGCCTTCCAAAGATTGTGAGGGTGCCACACAAGTGTATACTGCCCAATGTACTGCATCTGAG CTCTTTGTTTCAGATAAGTGCAGATGATGTGGTGTTCCTGGCCTCGCCTTTAACCTTTGACCCCTCTGTGGTGGAAATTTTCCTAGCTTTATCATCCGGGGCGCAGCTCCTCATTATCCCTGCTGTGATTAAGAAAATACCCAATCGACTGGCTCAACTGCTGTTCAAGAATAACCAGACAACTGTCCTACAG GTCACACCCACTCTGCTCGGCCGCTTCGGACATCGTATCCTAAAACAAGAAGTGTTGTCATCCGGCTCCTCACTGCGTGTGTTGGCGCTGGGTGGAGAGAGCTGCCCCTCACCGTCTCTGCTGAGCAGCTGGAGACATGAGGACAACAAAACCCACATCTACAATATCTACGGTATTACTGAGGTGTCCTGTTGGGCCTGCTGTTACAAAATCCCACAgtctctgctgcagtttgaCAACAC CACGGTTTCCTCCGTGCCTCTCGGGACTCCTCTAATGGACACAGTGGTGGAAGTAAGAGATGAACTTGGCTGTGTTGTAACTGAGGGTGAAGGACAGGCGTTCATAG GTGGAGAGGACAGGGTGTGCCTCCTGGACGATGAGGAGACTATTGTCCCCGGGATGATGAGAGCTACTGGAGACTGGGTGAGTGTTAGAGACTCACAGCTGTATTACCTGGGACGAAGAGACAGGACGATTAAACGCCATGGAAAACGGGTGAACTTGGACAGCGTGCAGCAT ctcatAATGAGTCTGCCTCAGGTGGAGGCCTGTGCTGTGAGTCTGTATGAAGGCTCGCGACTGCTCGCCTTTGTTGTGACGTCCACATCTGGAGACCAGAAGGCTGCTTCTCCTCTCCCACCTGCACAGCAGCATGCAGAACAAACACCCCTGGCCTCTGCTGAGTGTCAGGAGGACGATGAACGCCACGGGGTGGAGACAGGCGGCGCAGACGGAGATCTGAGCGGACTTATTCTGAACCAGCTGTCTCTGCTGCTACCTTCTTACAGCGTTCCAGACACGCTGGTGCTGATCCCGGCCTTATCCCTGACTCCTCATG gAAAAGTAGACATGCAGGCACTTATGAAAATCtatcaaagacagagagagtgtttAGAGTCTGATTCTCCACGGGGAGATGTTGCCAAACTCAAGCAAACTCTTCAATCTTTGTGGCAG GATACTCTAGGTCTTGCTGAAAATGCAACTATTGGTGAGGAATCCAACTTCCTGTTCAGTGGAGGAGATTCTCTGAAGGCGCTGCGCCTCTGTGAAGACATCCTCACTGCTACAGGAGCGACCTCACCTCAACTTTTGGAGGTCGTACTCGACGGGACCTTCTCTGACGTTCTGCGTCACGTTGCCAGAGTAACACTGATGCTGCCAGTCAAGACCAGCCCGTCATCAGCGTCTGAGGCCAAGAAACGACAGGCTGATGCTCCCTCTGTGGCGCTAGAGAAGAGAAAACGTAAAGACTCTATAGCAGCAGACAGGCCTCAAGGGGGAGCAGATTACTTTGACATTCAGGCTGTTAAAGTTATAAGAAGAGCCGGTGAGGTGACAGAAATCAGAAATACAGAGATGAATAAAAGCTTGCAGGCTGATGCACTCGGAGAAAAGTGTGCGAGTAAGAAGAGCAGTGATGTTAAGTCCACAGCTCTGGGACTCAGTCTTAGCTGGTCCTCAGACACAGGTCGATGTGTGGACGCCTCCCCGGTGCTTTTAGTACATGAAGGAGCAGACGATGGTAAAACAACAGCGTTCATCGGTTCACACTCTCACAGGATGCAGGCTTTAGACCTGGACTCTGGGAGCCTTCTGTGGGAGCGAGTTCTCGGGGACAGAATCGAGGCCTCGGCTGCCGTGTCTCAGTGTGGACGCCTCGTGGTTATAG GTTGCTACGATGGCTGTGTGTACTTCTTGTGCTCTGCTTCTGGAGAAACACAGTGGATGTTTGAGACGGGAGACGCAGTGAAGAGCTGTCCCACTGTAGATCCCCTCACAGGTCTGGTGATAGTGGGATCACATGATGGGCATGTTTACGCCCTGAACCCAAAG gttcaGCAGTGTGTTTGGAGGCATCACTGTGGAGGCGGAGCTGTGTTTTCCTCTCCATACCTCAACGCCTCCCTCAGACAGCTATACGTGGCATCACTGGGAGGTCATCTGCTCTGTCTCAATGCT GATACTGGAGAGGTCCTGTGGTCTTACTGTAGAGACGTCCCATTCTTCTCATCGCCAAACGGCTCCTCTGGTAATGTGGTGATCGGCTCAGTGGATGGAAACATCTGCTGCTTCAGCAATACGGGGAAATTG ctctgGCAGTTTCTGACTAAGGGACCCGTCTTTTCCTCTCCGTGTGTCACACCAGACCAGCAGAAGGTCCTGTGTGGATCACATGACGGTTGCCTGTACTGTCTGAACTGTGCCGATGGCTCTTTGCTTTGGACTTTCCAGACTTCAGGGAAGGTGTACGccagtgcatgtgtgtttgacgGCTCGGCTGTGGGCAGGAGGGGGATTCTTGTGGGCCTGGCCTCCACAGACAGCACAGTCTGGATCCTGGATGTTCAAGATGGACAAATGCTGGCCTCGTTTACTCTTCCCGGAGAGCTGTTTTCATCCCCGGTGGTGTGGGAACAGTCTCTTGTAGTCGGGTGCCGCAATGATTATGTATATTGTTTAAAGCTGACTGTCAAAGAAGaaacgtag